From Brochothrix thermosphacta DSM 20171 = FSL F6-1036, a single genomic window includes:
- a CDS encoding dihydroorotate dehydrogenase gives MSQLEVTLPGLNLKNPIMPASGCFGFGREYAQFYDLNKLGAIMIKATTPEPRYGNPTPRIAETPSGMLNAIGLQNPGLQKVLTEELPWLASVCDTPIIANVAGSTEQDYITVCEAISKAPNVKAIELNVSCPNVKHGGIAFGTDPEVAYRLTKAVKEVSDVPIYVKMSPNVTDIIPIAKAMEEGGADGLTLINTLLGMRLDLKTRRPVIANQTGGLSGPAIKPVAIRMIKQVSAVVDIPIIGMGGIMTVDDVLEFMMAGASAVAVGTENFTNPFICPELAEQLPAALAKYNISSVAQLIAEVKEARHV, from the coding sequence ATGAGCCAATTAGAAGTGACACTACCCGGTTTAAATTTGAAAAATCCGATTATGCCAGCATCCGGCTGTTTCGGATTTGGGCGTGAGTATGCTCAATTTTACGATTTAAATAAGCTAGGAGCCATTATGATCAAGGCAACAACCCCAGAACCGCGTTATGGTAATCCAACACCCCGGATTGCTGAAACGCCAAGTGGGATGCTCAATGCCATTGGTTTACAAAACCCCGGCTTACAAAAAGTTTTAACAGAAGAATTGCCCTGGTTAGCAAGTGTTTGCGACACACCGATTATTGCCAATGTTGCCGGTTCAACAGAACAAGATTACATCACTGTGTGTGAAGCTATTTCGAAAGCACCTAATGTGAAAGCGATTGAATTGAATGTAAGTTGTCCAAATGTTAAACATGGCGGTATCGCTTTTGGTACAGATCCAGAAGTTGCCTACCGTCTAACAAAAGCGGTTAAAGAAGTGTCTGATGTCCCCATATACGTTAAAATGTCACCGAATGTCACTGATATTATTCCGATTGCAAAAGCAATGGAAGAAGGAGGCGCTGATGGGTTAACACTGATTAATACGTTGTTAGGCATGCGTTTGGATTTGAAAACGCGCCGTCCCGTCATTGCGAATCAAACAGGAGGTTTAAGTGGGCCTGCCATTAAACCCGTAGCTATTCGTATGATCAAGCAAGTTAGTGCAGTTGTCGATATACCCATTATTGGAATGGGTGGGATCATGACAGTTGATGATGTACTCGAGTTTATGATGGCAGGTGCATCAGCAGTTGCAGTGGGCACTGAAAACTTTACGAATCCGTTTATTTGTCCAGAACTTGCAGAACAATTACCCGCAGCACTTGCAAAATATAATATTAGTTCAGTGGCGCAATTAATCGCTGAAGTTAAGGAGGCACGTCATGTCTAA
- the pyrF gene encoding orotidine-5'-phosphate decarboxylase → MSKPIIALDFSSKADTLAFLQPFQTEKLAVKVGMELFYAEGASLLEAIKADGHEIFLDLKLHDIPNTVQRAMANLARLGVDMVNVHAAGGQRMMAAAKEGLIQGSTAGHVPQLIAVTQLTSTSEEEMWSDQLIKVPLLESVTHYAKTTFAAGLDGVVCSAHEAKAIGEATAANFLRVTPGIRPLSATVGDQRRIMTPAQARANGSTHIVVGRPITQADDAVAAYHAILSEWSVNNDNR, encoded by the coding sequence ATGTCTAAACCAATCATCGCCTTGGATTTTTCCAGTAAGGCAGACACACTCGCATTTTTACAACCGTTTCAAACAGAAAAATTAGCCGTTAAAGTAGGAATGGAATTGTTTTACGCTGAAGGTGCCAGTTTACTTGAAGCGATAAAAGCAGATGGCCATGAAATTTTCTTGGATTTAAAATTACATGATATTCCGAATACTGTACAACGAGCAATGGCTAATTTAGCACGCTTAGGTGTGGACATGGTCAACGTGCATGCAGCAGGAGGTCAACGGATGATGGCAGCTGCAAAAGAAGGTTTAATTCAAGGATCTACCGCGGGGCATGTGCCACAATTAATTGCCGTCACACAACTTACATCAACATCTGAAGAAGAAATGTGGTCAGACCAATTAATTAAAGTGCCATTATTGGAATCAGTCACACATTATGCTAAAACGACTTTTGCCGCAGGTTTAGATGGTGTTGTTTGTTCAGCACATGAAGCAAAAGCAATCGGTGAAGCAACAGCCGCTAATTTTTTGCGCGTAACACCAGGTATTCGCCCATTATCTGCAACAGTAGGTGATCAACGACGTATTATGACACCTGCACAAGCACGAGCAAATGGTTCAACACATATTGTGGTCGGTCGTCCGATTACACAAGCTGATGATGCTGTCGCAGCATATCATGCAATCTTATCAGAATGGAGTGTTAACAATGACAATCGCTAA
- the pyrE gene encoding orotate phosphoribosyltransferase — protein MTIAKQTAKHLLEIEAVFLKPEEPFTWASGIKSPIYCDNRMTLGFPNVRRAIAKGLAAEIKANYPDVDVIAGTATAGIPHAAFIAEELDLPMIYVRSEPKKHGKGKQIEGPLAPGKKVVMIEDLISTAGSCLKAAKAVEEAGSEVIAIAAIFTYELAAAQRNLEAANIPLLTLTNYSTLLEVAAEDGYVKEAELETLREWNKDPENWNK, from the coding sequence ATGACAATCGCTAAACAAACAGCCAAACATTTATTAGAAATAGAAGCCGTTTTTCTTAAACCGGAGGAGCCGTTTACATGGGCATCTGGCATTAAATCACCTATTTATTGTGATAACCGTATGACACTAGGCTTCCCGAATGTTCGACGCGCAATCGCAAAAGGTTTAGCCGCTGAAATTAAAGCAAACTATCCTGATGTGGATGTCATTGCAGGGACTGCAACTGCAGGTATCCCTCATGCCGCGTTTATTGCGGAAGAATTAGATTTGCCAATGATTTATGTTCGTTCTGAACCTAAAAAACATGGTAAAGGGAAACAAATTGAAGGTCCCCTTGCGCCAGGTAAAAAAGTTGTAATGATTGAAGACTTAATTTCAACAGCAGGCTCATGTTTGAAAGCTGCTAAAGCGGTTGAAGAGGCAGGCTCTGAAGTCATTGCAATCGCCGCAATTTTCACTTACGAGCTGGCAGCTGCCCAACGTAATTTAGAGGCTGCTAACATTCCATTACTGACGTTAACAAACTACTCAACATTGCTAGAAGTTGCGGCAGAAGATGGTTATGTGAAGGAAGCTGAGTTAGAAACATTACGTGAATGGAATAAAGATCCTGAGAACTGGAATAAATAA
- a CDS encoding DUF2200 domain-containing protein, with protein sequence MENHRLYTTSFASVYPLYIKKAERKQRTKEEVDKIIFWLTGYDTTSLNQQLEDAVDFKQFFAEAPQMNPKTDLIKGVVCGIRVEEIEQPLMQQIRYLDKLIDELAKGKKMDKILRN encoded by the coding sequence TTGGAAAATCATCGTCTCTATACAACAAGTTTTGCAAGTGTTTACCCGTTATACATCAAAAAGGCAGAACGTAAACAACGAACAAAAGAAGAAGTAGACAAAATTATTTTCTGGCTAACAGGATATGATACAACCAGTTTAAACCAACAATTGGAAGATGCTGTTGATTTTAAGCAATTTTTTGCTGAGGCGCCGCAAATGAATCCAAAAACGGATTTAATTAAAGGGGTTGTTTGTGGCATTCGCGTAGAGGAAATTGAACAACCTTTGATGCAACAAATTCGTTATTTAGATAAGTTAATTGATGAATTAGCAAAAGGTAAAAAAATGGATAAAATTTTAAGAAACTAA
- a CDS encoding YxeA family protein, which yields MKKIFFLIIALAVLILIFSYSTKDIAAVNRFNPFVKETTSYAKVPTGTQIYKGITLIDNKKNTVIVDFGGYDPEGVYVKVKHKRNFVKHVDYITAEKIPENITH from the coding sequence ATGAAAAAAATATTTTTCCTAATTATTGCGTTGGCGGTATTAATTTTAATATTTTCGTATTCGACTAAAGATATTGCTGCTGTCAATCGCTTTAATCCCTTTGTAAAAGAAACAACCAGTTATGCCAAAGTCCCAACAGGTACTCAAATATACAAAGGAATAACACTGATTGATAACAAAAAGAACACCGTTATTGTGGACTTTGGTGGTTATGATCCTGAGGGTGTTTATGTGAAAGTAAAACACAAACGTAATTTTGTTAAGCATGTTGATTATATTACCGCAGAAAAAATACCAGAAAATATCACTCATTAA
- a CDS encoding ATP-binding cassette domain-containing protein — protein MIRITNISKKFQGNSVVTDFSEHILENEMIAIMGPSGSGKTTLLNMIAGIEECDSGTVTINDNKNISNILKLRYDIALLFQNYGLIDQITVEANLMIAMKFSQEKNKNETIKAVLIEFNLYDKRKQKVFTLSGGEQQRIALARIMLKPHTIILADEPTGSLDAINKEFVMSQLIKFKKAGKTIVVVTHDQTVSAMCDRTITL, from the coding sequence ATGATTAGAATAACTAATATTTCGAAAAAATTCCAAGGAAATAGTGTCGTTACTGATTTCAGTGAACACATCTTAGAAAATGAAATGATAGCAATAATGGGGCCCAGTGGTTCAGGGAAAACAACTTTATTAAATATGATTGCTGGTATTGAAGAATGTGATAGCGGTACTGTCACAATTAATGACAATAAAAACATATCAAACATTCTCAAACTCAGATATGATATTGCTCTCCTGTTCCAAAATTATGGCTTAATTGACCAGATAACCGTTGAAGCTAATTTGATGATTGCTATGAAATTCTCACAAGAAAAAAATAAAAATGAAACAATTAAAGCTGTCTTGATTGAATTTAATTTATACGATAAAAGAAAACAAAAAGTCTTTACATTAAGTGGTGGTGAACAACAGCGGATTGCTCTAGCAAGAATCATGTTAAAACCACACACTATTATCCTTGCAGATGAACCCACTGGCTCACTAGATGCTATTAATAAAGAATTCGTGATGTCTCAACTTATTAAATTTAAAAAAGCTGGTAAAACGATTGTTGTCGTTACTCACGATCAAACTGTTTCTGCTATGTGTGATCGTACAATCACTTTATAG
- a CDS encoding DUF1430 domain-containing protein, whose protein sequence is MKKIWSLFFVIGLITTLFLATQLYKAKEDYDSIYLTKANTEAISVTDQPSHLSVNALNKEINSFTKANKINLYRQFYNESVSSQYNKTVYVSIGDINGVSSLYDLSKNDSEKLLTNGTLSTKNNEIKFFNPITNVQLTTLKNAENEGLTGYYFIQSDTPEKIKKTKDFLIQKGLIFEDVKKISRTDLIDTIMSENMIVPLIISILIFLITFIFISFFEVMQRFKEIAIYQTLGYNNRQIKVAFIHQKLRIIIYMILISICAIFAWCLWFNGGIQIVELFIFSTVFIVVYLLSVLFIYYLCLISMKFITINLMIKGKKPYHKLLIVQQTFKFLCLAILLILSIHTTNEIRQLNYQIAQLETFNTVKKFNTTRISITTASKDAEEVVEDKIHSLNTALDKKGSFILSPSNFYLNPAEFGDNSDELPYVLVSLNYFKANPQLGIDYAQLKKSLNNKGDLVALFPDNYRLDKDVFKKNLTELLILSKKTPPHVLSKTYPHQKIPIYDYTFTKFSDTNIESPIFVVFDSKKASPSTISSAYSNGLAFLNLGENEAFKKLTPLLEKYKLVDNIRNINNVKKTVTQQIVLLQNELNVRIFTLLTLTTVLLITLFFITNLYIEYQQKMLAVKKCHGYNLLQRHIFFLLTELLVLLAVLVSVSLMITLNSRTLIFIAAALMITFIITLFFVIVFEKNSINKVMKGE, encoded by the coding sequence ATGAAAAAAATATGGTCTTTGTTCTTCGTTATCGGTTTAATCACTACATTATTTTTAGCAACTCAACTTTATAAAGCGAAAGAAGATTACGATAGTATTTATTTAACAAAAGCGAACACAGAAGCCATCTCAGTGACTGATCAACCCTCGCATCTAAGTGTTAATGCTCTAAACAAAGAAATTAATTCTTTCACGAAAGCGAATAAGATTAATCTTTATCGCCAATTTTATAACGAAAGTGTGTCAAGCCAATATAATAAAACCGTCTACGTTTCAATTGGTGATATAAATGGCGTCTCTTCACTCTATGACCTGTCAAAAAATGACTCTGAAAAGTTGCTCACGAATGGTACATTATCAACTAAAAATAACGAAATTAAGTTTTTTAATCCAATTACAAACGTGCAGCTGACTACTCTCAAAAATGCTGAAAATGAAGGGTTGACTGGCTACTACTTCATTCAATCAGATACTCCCGAAAAAATAAAAAAAACAAAAGATTTTTTAATTCAAAAAGGACTTATTTTTGAAGATGTTAAAAAAATTTCACGAACTGACTTGATAGATACGATCATGTCAGAAAACATGATTGTTCCTTTAATTATATCTATTTTAATCTTTTTAATTACTTTCATTTTCATATCCTTTTTTGAAGTGATGCAACGTTTTAAAGAAATTGCCATTTACCAGACGTTAGGTTATAACAATCGTCAAATAAAGGTAGCGTTCATCCATCAAAAATTACGAATCATTATTTATATGATATTAATCAGCATTTGTGCTATTTTTGCCTGGTGTTTGTGGTTTAATGGTGGCATTCAAATAGTAGAATTATTTATCTTCTCGACTGTTTTCATAGTGGTTTACCTTTTAAGCGTATTATTCATTTACTATCTGTGTTTAATCAGCATGAAATTCATCACAATTAACTTGATGATCAAAGGTAAAAAGCCCTATCATAAATTGTTAATTGTTCAACAAACATTTAAATTTTTATGCCTCGCAATCTTGCTGATATTATCAATACACACGACTAATGAGATAAGGCAATTAAATTATCAAATCGCTCAATTAGAAACCTTTAACACGGTTAAAAAGTTCAATACTACTCGTATTTCTATCACAACCGCTAGTAAGGACGCTGAAGAAGTTGTAGAAGATAAAATACATTCATTAAATACGGCGCTTGATAAAAAAGGCAGTTTTATACTCTCTCCTAGTAATTTTTATCTGAATCCTGCAGAATTTGGTGATAATAGTGATGAACTACCTTATGTATTGGTTTCGTTAAATTATTTTAAAGCAAATCCTCAACTAGGAATCGATTATGCTCAATTAAAAAAATCGTTAAACAATAAAGGCGATTTAGTTGCTCTCTTTCCGGATAATTACAGATTAGACAAAGATGTTTTCAAAAAGAATTTGACTGAATTACTAATCCTTTCTAAAAAGACACCACCTCACGTTTTGTCAAAAACATACCCTCATCAAAAAATACCTATTTACGACTACACTTTCACTAAATTCTCTGATACAAATATCGAATCGCCTATCTTCGTTGTTTTTGACAGTAAAAAAGCGTCACCTAGCACGATTTCCAGCGCTTATTCTAATGGTTTAGCTTTTTTAAACTTAGGAGAAAATGAAGCCTTCAAAAAATTAACGCCTCTTCTAGAAAAATATAAATTAGTTGATAATATACGAAATATAAACAATGTAAAAAAAACAGTCACACAACAAATTGTCTTGTTGCAAAATGAGTTAAATGTGCGTATCTTTACTTTACTAACTTTAACTACCGTCTTGTTAATTACCTTGTTTTTTATCACCAATTTATATATTGAGTATCAACAAAAAATGTTAGCGGTGAAAAAATGTCATGGCTATAATTTATTACAGCGTCATATTTTCTTTTTGCTCACAGAATTACTGGTTTTACTTGCTGTTTTAGTGTCCGTCTCTTTAATGATTACTCTTAATAGTAGAACGCTTATCTTTATAGCAGCTGCTTTAATGATTACATTTATTATCACACTATTTTTTGTTATTGTGTTTGAAAAAAATAGTATTAATAAGGTAATGAAAGGAGAGTAA
- a CDS encoding lactococcin 972 family bacteriocin yields MVTWNYGNGKIYSWSNYYHKSKTHKSSVTVGNYTTSSDWISKNKWVKASAKKSLWRTSQFYWNTK; encoded by the coding sequence GTGGTGACATGGAATTACGGAAATGGTAAGATTTATTCTTGGTCAAATTATTATCATAAAAGTAAAACACATAAATCTTCTGTGACTGTCGGTAATTACACAACCTCTAGTGATTGGATATCTAAAAATAAATGGGTTAAAGCCTCAGCAAAAAAATCATTGTGGCGTACGTCACAGTTTTACTGGAATACAAAATAA
- a CDS encoding MFS transporter, which produces MSKKKNEKQTISRNKLLKVAGFGWLFDAMDVGILSFVIAALAIEWQLTPTEMGWIGSVNSIGMAVGAFVFGVFSDRVGRKNIFMITLIVFSVANGLSAFTTSLAGFMVLRFIVGMGLGGELPVASTLVSESVAAHERGRVVVLLESFWAGGWLLAALISYFVIPTYGWRVALLITAIPALYAIYLRIHLPDSPRFTAKKEQEKGSVWQNIKTVWSKQYKRRTLMLWIVWFTVVFSYYGMFLWLPSVMTMKGFSLIKSFEYVLIMTLAQLPGYFTAAWLIERAGRKFVLAAYLTGTAISALVFGNADTTMMLIISGMFLSFFNLGAWGALYAYSPEQYPTVVRGTGTGMAAAVGRLGGVLGPLLVGMMLSNGSSINTIFSIFCGAILVGVLAVVFLGTETKQLELD; this is translated from the coding sequence ATGTCTAAAAAGAAGAATGAGAAACAAACGATTTCACGTAACAAGTTGTTGAAAGTTGCTGGTTTTGGTTGGTTGTTTGACGCAATGGATGTTGGAATTTTATCTTTTGTTATCGCGGCACTTGCAATTGAATGGCAGTTAACACCGACAGAGATGGGTTGGATTGGTAGTGTCAACTCAATTGGGATGGCGGTTGGAGCTTTTGTTTTTGGTGTTTTCTCAGATAGAGTAGGACGCAAAAATATCTTTATGATTACATTGATCGTGTTTTCGGTAGCGAACGGATTGTCAGCGTTCACAACATCTTTAGCTGGATTTATGGTATTGCGCTTTATTGTTGGGATGGGGCTTGGTGGTGAGCTACCAGTTGCATCAACATTAGTATCGGAAAGTGTTGCAGCACACGAACGTGGTCGAGTGGTTGTTTTACTTGAAAGTTTTTGGGCAGGTGGTTGGTTATTAGCCGCACTTATTTCTTACTTTGTTATTCCAACTTACGGTTGGCGAGTTGCATTGTTGATTACGGCAATTCCTGCACTTTATGCGATTTATTTACGCATTCACTTACCAGATTCACCACGTTTCACAGCAAAAAAAGAACAGGAAAAAGGCAGCGTTTGGCAAAATATCAAAACGGTTTGGTCCAAACAATATAAACGTCGTACGTTGATGTTATGGATTGTCTGGTTCACCGTTGTCTTTTCTTATTATGGCATGTTTTTATGGCTGCCGTCAGTCATGACAATGAAAGGTTTTAGCCTAATTAAAAGTTTTGAATACGTGTTGATTATGACGCTTGCACAATTGCCAGGTTATTTTACAGCCGCATGGTTAATTGAACGAGCTGGACGAAAGTTTGTATTAGCAGCTTACCTCACTGGGACAGCAATTTCGGCATTGGTATTTGGTAATGCAGATACAACGATGATGTTGATTATTTCGGGAATGTTCTTATCATTCTTTAACCTAGGTGCTTGGGGAGCGTTGTATGCTTATTCTCCAGAACAATACCCAACAGTCGTTCGTGGGACTGGAACAGGTATGGCAGCAGCTGTCGGACGTTTAGGAGGGGTGTTAGGTCCATTGTTAGTCGGAATGATGTTATCGAACGGCTCTTCAATTAATACAATCTTCAGCATCTTTTGCGGTGCCATTCTAGTGGGTGTTTTAGCTGTTGTTTTCCTCGGCACAGAAACAAAACAACTTGAATTGGATTAA
- a CDS encoding SdpA family antimicrobial peptide system protein, producing the protein MTKQFILFVSLILLYSVLYLYALMPVTAKNPISQLPFGKMIKTQQWFPQGWGFYSKDPRDITFQVVSIKTGKQAVSWPNNRASNWFGLKRYGRAQGIETGLLQENLLSKDWHTTTEEPLTALKKLTPIKLKNLTPSPTITGDIGFIKQEALPWGWAKYQNTTMPSKVLRVLIDD; encoded by the coding sequence ATGACCAAGCAATTTATTTTATTTGTAAGTTTGATACTGCTATACAGTGTTCTTTATCTGTATGCTTTAATGCCAGTAACTGCAAAGAATCCAATCAGTCAGCTACCGTTTGGAAAGATGATTAAAACGCAGCAATGGTTTCCGCAAGGCTGGGGTTTTTATAGTAAAGATCCTCGTGACATCACATTTCAAGTTGTTTCAATTAAAACAGGTAAACAAGCTGTTAGTTGGCCAAATAATCGAGCAAGCAATTGGTTCGGTCTTAAACGTTATGGGAGAGCACAAGGCATTGAAACTGGTTTGCTACAAGAAAACTTGCTATCCAAGGACTGGCATACAACAACGGAAGAGCCTTTAACCGCATTGAAAAAATTAACCCCTATCAAATTGAAAAATTTAACTCCTTCCCCAACAATTACAGGAGACATTGGTTTTATTAAACAGGAAGCATTACCTTGGGGCTGGGCAAAATATCAAAACACAACCATGCCTAGTAAGGTTTTACGGGTTTTAATTGATGATTAG
- a CDS encoding sporulation-delaying protein SdpB family protein, protein MIRHLSQWINQRITSFNPWTNVYGLVRSIFAFSLFITLFFNDATLLFRPSSGNPTWVKTDTLSMFSFVPETSFALNLIRIICLILLLVVMSGWRPRVTSLFHLYIAYSINSGATTIDGGEQVNLVMALLLLPIALTDNRKWHWQNISSINRHYSKTIAYIAYVFIRIQVAILYFHSFTAKLDNDEWLDGTAVYYYLLDPMLGLPNFLMNPLHFLLASPFIVVITWVTLFIQLLLVCALFMSKNNWSKVLWCAVLFHELIAVLLGLISFSIAMLAMLIIYLRPLEQVFVWQKNKRRK, encoded by the coding sequence ATGATTAGACATCTTAGTCAATGGATCAATCAACGAATAACGTCATTTAATCCTTGGACCAATGTATATGGTTTAGTTAGATCTATCTTCGCTTTTTCCTTGTTTATCACTTTATTCTTCAATGATGCTACGCTATTATTTAGACCTTCATCTGGGAACCCGACATGGGTTAAAACAGATACGTTAAGTATGTTTTCGTTTGTTCCTGAAACCTCTTTTGCACTAAATTTAATTCGTATTATATGTTTAATCTTATTGCTGGTTGTTATGAGTGGTTGGCGTCCGCGTGTCACTTCTCTTTTTCATCTTTATATTGCCTACAGTATTAATTCTGGTGCGACAACTATAGATGGTGGAGAACAAGTTAATTTAGTAATGGCATTACTGTTATTACCGATTGCTCTTACGGATAATCGCAAATGGCATTGGCAAAATATAAGTTCAATTAATCGTCACTATAGCAAAACAATTGCCTATATTGCTTATGTTTTTATTCGCATACAAGTTGCGATTTTATACTTCCATTCATTTACAGCTAAATTAGATAATGATGAATGGCTAGATGGTACTGCTGTTTATTATTATCTATTAGATCCAATGCTTGGTTTACCAAACTTTCTAATGAACCCACTGCACTTTTTGTTAGCAAGTCCTTTTATAGTTGTGATTACGTGGGTAACATTATTTATTCAACTGCTGCTAGTCTGCGCTTTATTTATGAGTAAAAATAACTGGTCAAAAGTTTTGTGGTGTGCCGTATTATTTCATGAATTAATTGCTGTTTTACTCGGTTTAATAAGCTTTTCAATTGCAATGTTAGCAATGTTGATTATTTATTTACGACCATTAGAGCAAGTGTTTGTATGGCAAAAAAATAAGAGGAGGAAGTAG
- a CDS encoding acetoin reductase, producing the protein MSKVAVVTGSAGGLGKGIAQRLAKDGFKLVLHDINGDMLADTLKEFKDNSIDAVAVTGDVSKQADQLNLVAEAVKAFDHIDVFINNAGIDAVSPFLEIDEAQLNRLFSINVNGVVFGTQAAAKQFMKQGTKGKVINACSIAGHEAYEMLGTYSATKHAVKAFTHVAAKELASEQITVNAYCPGVAKTSMWERIDEAMVARDDSMQPGDAFKKFSGNIALGRYQTADDVANLVSFLASDDADYITGQTILTDGGLVYN; encoded by the coding sequence ATGAGTAAAGTAGCAGTAGTGACTGGCTCAGCTGGTGGTTTAGGTAAAGGGATTGCACAACGTTTAGCGAAAGATGGTTTTAAACTTGTATTACATGATATTAATGGCGACATGCTCGCCGATACATTGAAAGAATTTAAAGACAACAGTATTGATGCGGTCGCTGTCACCGGTGATGTTTCGAAACAGGCAGATCAGCTCAATTTAGTTGCAGAAGCTGTAAAAGCCTTTGATCATATTGATGTATTTATAAATAATGCAGGCATTGATGCGGTTTCACCTTTCTTGGAGATTGATGAAGCACAATTAAATCGCTTGTTTTCAATCAACGTCAATGGTGTGGTTTTTGGAACGCAAGCAGCCGCAAAACAATTCATGAAACAAGGTACTAAAGGTAAGGTAATTAATGCCTGTAGTATTGCTGGGCATGAAGCGTATGAAATGCTCGGTACCTACTCTGCGACAAAACATGCGGTTAAAGCATTTACACATGTCGCTGCTAAAGAATTAGCTTCGGAACAAATAACTGTCAATGCCTACTGCCCTGGAGTAGCCAAAACAAGTATGTGGGAACGAATTGACGAAGCAATGGTCGCGCGTGATGACTCTATGCAACCAGGTGATGCCTTCAAGAAATTTTCAGGTAATATTGCTTTAGGTCGTTACCAAACTGCTGATGATGTTGCGAATTTAGTATCATTCTTAGCATCAGATGACGCTGACTATATCACAGGGCAAACTATTTTAACAGATGGTGGTCTTGTTTATAACTAA
- a CDS encoding DMT family transporter: MNKIALIQLSIAMAIFGSIGLFSRLTGLPAIELIFVRSICATLFLLAVWLLTRTYKKETWDKRELLMITLFGVSNLFNWIFLFKAFEVISITVAISLYHIGPILMLVVGAMIYREKLSRGIMIAMFACFVGTIFIMGTDVFTAETPNWQGISYGLLAAVFYASTMLLGTTFHKTSVYMTTLIQMFTAVVLLAPFIKYDSYQHLTNTQWFYALLTGVVHTGIVYLLLYSSIRNLTPTVVSFMVFIDPAVAILLDIIIIGFLPSSLQIIGILAIFFGLFYAIRPQKKVLIPPAK, encoded by the coding sequence ATGAATAAAATAGCTTTAATACAATTATCGATTGCGATGGCAATCTTTGGGTCCATCGGACTTTTTTCACGCTTGACTGGTTTACCTGCAATTGAATTGATTTTCGTTCGTTCAATCTGCGCCACACTATTCCTTTTAGCAGTATGGCTACTCACCCGTACGTATAAAAAAGAAACCTGGGACAAACGCGAACTGTTAATGATTACACTCTTTGGCGTCAGTAACCTTTTTAATTGGATTTTCCTTTTCAAAGCATTTGAAGTAATTTCTATCACAGTTGCCATCTCGCTTTACCACATTGGACCAATTCTTATGCTCGTTGTTGGGGCAATGATCTACCGGGAGAAATTATCACGCGGTATTATGATTGCGATGTTTGCTTGTTTTGTCGGAACTATCTTTATAATGGGTACCGATGTTTTCACAGCTGAAACACCAAATTGGCAAGGCATCAGCTATGGCCTTTTGGCAGCTGTCTTCTATGCAAGTACCATGTTATTAGGAACCACCTTCCATAAAACAAGTGTTTATATGACGACATTAATACAAATGTTTACAGCAGTTGTGTTACTTGCTCCTTTTATTAAATACGATAGTTATCAACATTTAACAAATACACAATGGTTTTACGCTTTATTAACTGGTGTTGTTCATACCGGTATCGTCTATTTACTGCTCTATAGTAGTATTCGAAACCTCACACCCACTGTCGTCTCATTTATGGTATTTATCGATCCTGCAGTTGCGATTTTGCTAGACATCATTATCATCGGCTTTTTACCTTCATCGTTACAAATTATTGGTATTTTAGCAATATTCTTTGGTCTTTTTTATGCTATTCGACCTCAGAAAAAGGTACTCATCCCACCTGCAAAATAA